A window of Solanum stenotomum isolate F172 chromosome 3, ASM1918654v1, whole genome shotgun sequence contains these coding sequences:
- the LOC125860016 gene encoding probable WRKY transcription factor 60, with amino-acid sequence MEFTSLVDTSLDLNFRPLRVSDELPKQEVESNFIGLGRDPVLPNKDETGNLMEELNRVNAENKKLTEMLTVMCQNYNSLRNQLTEYLSKQNSSTSGADQDQNSDGSKKRKVENNNNNNNEIVKSSVQVLNSESSSSDEDSSPKKPREEHIKTKTSRVYMRTEPSDTSLIVKDGYQWRKYGQKVTRDNPSPRAYFKCSFAPTCPVKKKVQRSVEDQSILVATYEGEHNHSKVDTVTTTSPSSRFNPKNNVSGNYTASVMPSSTTNIINTSGPKPMLTLDLAEPKTLQNDVKKVNSNTSTSGHKRTSPGNDHQQHQNRPEFQHFLIEQMASSLTKDPSFQAALAAAISGKFLQNNNNTKDK; translated from the exons ATGGAATTCACCAGTTTAGTTGATACTTCTTTGGATTTGAACTTTAGACCTCTTCGAGTTTCCGATGAATTACCG AAACAGGAAGTTGAGAGTAATTTCATTGGACTTGGAAGAGATCCCGTACTACCTAACAAAGATGAG ACAGGTAATTTAATGGAGGAACTAAATAGAGTAAATGCTGAAAATAAGAAATTGACGGAGATGCTTACAGTTATGTGCCAGAATTACAATTCATTGAGGAATCAATTGACGGAATATTTGAGCAAGCAGAATAGTAGTACTAGTGGAGCTGATCAGGATCAGAACAGCGATGGAtcgaagaaaagaaaagttgaaaacaataataataataataatgaaattgtgAAATCGTCAGTTCAAGTGTTGAATTCAGAGAGCAGTTCAAGTGATGAAGATTCATCTCCAAAGAAACCAAGAGAAGAACACATTAAAACTAAGACTTCTAGAGTTTATATGAGAACTGAACCATCTGATACTTCTCTT ATAGTGAAAGATGGATATCAATGGAGGAAATATGGACAGAAAGTAACAAGAGACAACCCATCTCCAAGAGCTTATTTCAAGTGCTCTTTTGCTCCTACCTGCCCCGTTAAAAAAAAG GTTCAAAGAAGCGTGGAAGACCAATCGATTCTAGTAGCAACATATGAAGGAGAACACAACCATTCTAAAGTGGATACTGTTACAACAACTTCCCCTTCTAGCCGTTTCAACCCGAAAAACAATGTTTCGGGTAATTATACTGCTTCAGTAATGCCAAGTTCCACTACTAATATCATCAACACATCAGGACCAAAACCAATGTTAACTCTTGATTTGGCTGAACCAAAAACATTACAAAATGATGTCAAAAAAGTGAACAGCAATACAAGTACAAGTGGTCACAAGCGTACATCACCAGGAAATGATCATCAACAACACCAAAATAGACCAGAGTTTCAACATTTCTTGATAGAACAAATGGCTTCATCATTGACTAAAGATCCAAGTTTTCAAGCGGCCTTAGCCGCCGCCATATCAGGAAAATtcttacaaaataataataacactaaggataaatga